From the genome of Candidatus Electrothrix communis, one region includes:
- a CDS encoding DUF4956 domain-containing protein, which yields MDNILTVAGNLQSTTNQLDLLPILFNFVLCVAMSFVIRSFYIKRSFSLTGKHHIASILPILSSVVFLVIVIVKSSLALSLGLVGALSIVRFRTPIKEPEELVYLFLAIAIGLGYAAGQSLITTVITISTLTMIYLWLSNRKENANLEYNMVINWAEDSLSLTSLTEILSVYSTSVKLIRFDSGTSGKTAVLLLSPTKEIEMTHLEQEIKNSAHSVTLSFYEAKTNW from the coding sequence ATGGATAACATTCTCACTGTAGCAGGCAACCTGCAAAGCACAACAAATCAACTTGATTTACTTCCTATATTATTTAATTTTGTGCTCTGCGTGGCAATGTCATTTGTAATCAGATCATTTTATATTAAAAGATCTTTTTCTTTGACAGGAAAACATCATATTGCTTCAATTCTTCCGATATTGTCGTCGGTTGTATTTTTAGTAATCGTTATCGTGAAATCATCGCTTGCGTTATCGCTTGGACTAGTCGGTGCTTTGTCTATTGTCAGATTTAGGACGCCGATAAAAGAGCCTGAAGAACTTGTTTATTTATTCCTCGCAATAGCTATAGGATTAGGATATGCAGCAGGACAGTCCCTAATCACTACTGTTATCACGATCTCGACGCTGACGATGATTTACCTGTGGCTGTCTAATAGGAAAGAAAATGCAAATCTTGAATACAATATGGTTATCAATTGGGCGGAGGATTCTCTTTCACTCACATCCCTCACAGAGATACTATCCGTGTACTCAACCTCTGTAAAATTAATACGTTTTGATTCTGGAACTTCAGGAAAAACAGCCGTACTTCTGCTGTCCCCTACGAAAGAAATAGAAATGACCCATTTGGAGCAGGAGATAAAAAACTCCGCCCACAGTGTGACTTTATCATTTTACGAAGCAAAAACGAATTGGTAG
- a CDS encoding sigma-54 dependent transcriptional regulator, translating into MRNFLLVSRDADVLTTFDKSCTEGAGIFPCSSLVEALSTLNTHRCEFLFVDMEILRHTALANASGYKAVLQPFWLQHPSLDIVVMTSQEMLREAVSTVKQGASDYLMYPVIADEIRLIINNLKDSQQVQSELDYLRDQFWDRDSAPFVHTECPAMNKVFEDVRAVAPTKSTVLLTGETGTGKGVLAGLIHKHSNRRDEPFISVHCGAIPDTLLESELFGHEKGAFTGAIKKKHGRFEVADNGTIFLDEIGTITPSAQIKLLQVLQDGLLQRVGSEQDTRVNVRVIAATNENLKQLCEEKKFRNDLYYRLNVFPIELPPLRDRKEDIPGLTEGFIRRFNRLYAKEIVDIHPQVIDAFLKYSWPGNIRELENIIERSCIIERSSILLPDSFPAELFMFDDTLTRIQMDTMLPLAEVRRRGLEEIERCYLKEVLSSNKGKINRSAEAAGVSTRQLHKLMRKYGLKREEFRR; encoded by the coding sequence ATGCGTAATTTTTTACTTGTAAGTCGGGACGCTGATGTCTTGACGACGTTTGATAAGAGCTGCACAGAAGGGGCAGGCATCTTCCCCTGCTCCTCTTTGGTTGAGGCGTTGAGCACCCTGAACACTCATCGCTGTGAGTTTCTCTTTGTCGATATGGAGATCCTCCGGCACACCGCCTTAGCCAACGCAAGCGGTTATAAGGCGGTATTGCAGCCGTTCTGGCTCCAGCATCCGAGTCTGGACATCGTGGTGATGACCTCTCAGGAGATGCTGCGGGAGGCTGTCTCCACGGTGAAACAGGGGGCCAGCGATTATCTTATGTACCCTGTCATTGCCGATGAGATCCGTCTAATCATCAACAACCTGAAGGATTCCCAGCAGGTTCAATCCGAGCTTGACTATCTCCGTGATCAGTTCTGGGATCGGGACTCCGCCCCCTTTGTCCACACTGAATGCCCGGCCATGAACAAGGTGTTTGAAGATGTCCGTGCTGTGGCCCCCACCAAGAGCACGGTGCTGCTCACAGGCGAGACCGGGACAGGCAAGGGTGTACTGGCCGGGCTTATCCATAAACACAGTAATAGACGGGATGAACCCTTTATCAGTGTCCATTGCGGGGCAATACCTGACACCCTGCTGGAAAGTGAGCTCTTTGGTCATGAGAAAGGTGCCTTTACCGGCGCGATAAAGAAAAAACACGGTCGGTTCGAGGTGGCGGATAACGGCACGATCTTTCTTGATGAGATCGGGACAATCACACCGTCAGCCCAGATAAAACTGCTCCAGGTGCTTCAGGATGGTTTGCTGCAACGGGTCGGCAGTGAACAGGACACCAGAGTAAATGTCCGGGTTATCGCGGCAACCAATGAAAATCTCAAACAACTCTGTGAGGAAAAAAAATTCCGCAACGATCTCTATTATCGCCTCAATGTCTTTCCCATTGAACTGCCGCCCCTTCGCGACCGCAAAGAGGATATTCCCGGCTTAACCGAGGGCTTTATCCGACGATTCAACCGACTGTATGCAAAAGAAATTGTTGACATCCACCCCCAGGTTATCGACGCTTTTCTCAAATATTCCTGGCCGGGAAATATTCGTGAGTTGGAAAATATTATCGAGCGATCCTGCATCATCGAGCGTTCTTCCATTTTATTGCCAGACAGTTTTCCGGCAGAGCTCTTTATGTTCGATGATACCCTGACACGAATTCAGATGGATACCATGCTTCCTTTGGCGGAAGTGCGACGGCGAGGGCTTGAGGAGATTGAGCGTTGTTACCTTAAGGAGGTGTTGAGCAGCAATAAGGGGAAAATCAACCGAAGCGCGGAGGCTGCCGGAGTCAGTACTCGGCAGCTGCACAAATTAATGCGGAAGTATGGGCTGAAGCGGGAGGAGTTTAGGAGATAA